In Flavobacterium sp. 83, the genomic window GACAGAGAAAAGACAGCAGCCGAATTTGAAGCGGAAAGTTCCAGAATCAGAATTGTGGCTAAAGCCAAAGCAGAAGCAGAAAGTAAGCGCTTACAGGGACAAGGAATTGCTGATCAAAGACGTGAAATTGCCCGAGGATTAGTAGAAAGTGTAGAAGTTTTAAATCGTGTGGGAATCAATTCGCAAGAAGCTTCGGCATTAATTGTGGTTACACAACATTATGATACGCTACAAGCCATTGGCGCAGACGCTAACTCTAATTTAATTTTATTACCTAATTCTCCTCAAGCCGGAAGTGATATGCTGAATAATATGGTGGCCTCATTTAGTGCATCTAATCAAGTGGGTGAAATGATGAAGAAAAACAACAAGAAGTTAAAAACAAAAACAGAGGAACATCACACTGATTATCAAGCGCCACAACCACCAGAAAATCCTGAAATAGAAATATAATTCTATAATTTTTTAAATAAAAAAAGAGGCTTAATTGCCTCTTTTTCTTTTAGATAACCAATTTTTTATAAAAGGAATTGCTTTATTTATTAAAAATGGAACTGCCGTTGATACAATACTTCCATAGGGTAAAGCAGAACCATAATTACCTATTAAATCACTTACTATGTTTTGCGGCGTAAAGCTTTCTTTGGTTTTTTTAATGCCATAAACCAATTTTTGATAACTGATTTCTTTTTCAATCTTTAGTATTTCAAGTTCCCTTTCGATTTGAGCATAGGACGAATATTTTTTAGTTTCCATAATTCTAGTCGTTAAAAAATATTTCTGAAAATTTCTCTAATATTGGGCCTTCAACTATTTTGTCTTTAATTAAAAACAAAAGAACGGTTGCTACAAGATAGATTCCTCCAATAATTAAAAATCCAAGTGGATAACTATTTAAAGAATTGCCTATTGCCATAGCAGCAGCTACAGAGCAAAATAATAAAACCATGCTGAAACATAAAAAAATCAATGAAAACTTAAGAATCATCGTGGTTGATTTCATTGCTACCTTGAAACCCCATAATTTATAATAAGCCTTATTGGTTTTTAAATATTCCTGGATTTGATCCTGAATATCTTCGGTGTTTTCTTTTAATTCTTCAAAAGCCATATTTATTTGTTTTTAATATCAATTAGTAAGTAACCAATATTATTTTTGAAGTTTAGCATTTTGTTCTTTCAAATCAGCCAACTTTGATTCTAAAAAAGAAATCACATCTTCCGTTTTATGACTTACATTAGAAATTAAGTCTTCGTATGTTTCTTGCAGATTTTGTTTTTTACTGTCCAAAAATTTACTTTTCAATTCATCAGATGCTGTTTCAAATTTATGTTTTAAATCTTTTATGGCATCATCATAACCGTCTTTAAATTTTTCTCTTGTTCTCGTACCTTTATCCGGAGCAAATAAAATTCCTATCCCTGCTCCAATTGCTGCACCAGTTAATAAAGCCAATATTGTGTTTCCTGAGTTATTCGACATGATTTTTAATTTTTTAATGTTATTTATTAAAATTACGGATTTTATTAACATATCGCTGTTAACAAGCCGTTAATTTATTTTAAACAAGGCTAAAAATCAATATAAAACACGCTATTTAAATAAATAAAACCTAGGTATAATAGAACTCATAAAATTAAAAAAAAGGCTTTAAATCAAGTTTATATAAGTCGTTTTTAATTAGTAAATCTTATCAAAAGTTAAATTACAATATCAATATACTATAATAAAAAAAGCGCCTTATAAAAGGCGCTTTTAATCAATAAAATCTATACTAAAGATTTAGTTCTAAAATTTCAGTTCCTTTAATAATTCTAAAACTTTTTCGTTTTTTTCATTCTTTATTAATTCTGAAAGCTGTGTTTCAAAAAGACTGAAATTATTTAAATCATTTTGTAAATTTTGAATAGCCAAAATTCGAACAGCAACCATTTGACTTTTTAATGACATCGTATACAATTTTGTCAATGACTCTTCTTCGATATCTTTTACTTGTACTTTATCAGAATAATGCAAAATCAAATTAGAAAATAACAACGAGTTATTATCATTTTTAATGTTTTTGACAATTGTCTGAATAATTAAACTATAGTTATCAATACTTTTTATGTTATCAACAATGTTATTTAGAATCAAAACAGCATTATTTTCATCCTTTTCCTTCACGTATTTATTGATTTCTTTTTGGGTATTCATCAATAAATTTTCTTCTTTTTTGCCTTTTTCTTCCCAAGCATCTTTTAATCCAACGGTTTTATTAAAGACAATTTTATCTTCGGTTGTGTCTTTATCAACATTGAAATATCCTAAACGTTGAAACTGGAATTTTTCATCTGATTTTACAGTTGCTAAACTTGGTTCTACAAATCCTTTTACAATTTGTAACGAATTAGGATTCATAAATTCTAAGAAATTTTTCTCCTTATGACTGTCTGGTGCTTCATCAATAAACAAACGATCATACAAACGAACTTCTGCTTCTAAAGCATGCTGTATAGAAACCCAATGCAAGGTTCCTGCCACTTTTCTTTGACTGGCTTCACTCCCACTTCCGCTTCGGCTGTCTTCATCATAAGTCACGTGAATTTCAGTAATAGTTCCTGCAGCATCTTTTACAACACTTTCTCCTTTAATGATATAAGCATTTTTAAGACGCACTTCTCTTCCTAAACTCAATCGGAAAAATTTAGCTGGAGCTTCTTCTAAAAAGTCTTCTCTTTCAATGTATAATTCTTTTGAAAAAGGAACTTTTCTAAATCCAGCACTTTCATCTTCCTGATTATTTTCGGCTTCAAGCCATTCTTCTTTATCTTCTGGATAATTGGTGATAATCAATTTTATTGGGTCCAAAACTGCCATAACTCTGGGCGCTGTTTTGTTTAAATCTTCACGCAAACAAAATTCCAAAAGTGAAAAATCAATTATATTTTCTCTTTTGGCAACACCAATTATATCACAAAACTTACGAATTGAAGCAGCTGTATATCCTCTTCTTCTTAATCCTGAAATAGTTGGCATTCTAGGATCATCCCAACCATTTACTATATTTTCCTGAACCAATTGCAATAGTTTTCGCTTGCTCATTACGGTGTAATTCAAGTTCAAACGAGCGAATTCATATTGATGTGGTCTTACTGTATTTGGATCATAAATTTGGTCTAAAAACCAATCGTATAATTCACGGTGCATCACAAATTCAAGTGTACAAATAGAATGCGAAATTTGCTCTAAATAATCACTTTCTCCGTGTGCATAATCATACATTGGATAAATATTCCAATCATTTCCTGTTCTGTGATGATGACGAAGTAAAATACGGTACATCAATGGATCACGCATCAACATGTTTTTTGAAGTCATATCAATTTTTGCACGTAAAACATGGCTTCCTTCCGGGAAATCACCATTTTTCATTCCTTCGAATAAAGTAAGATTTTCTTCAATAGAACGGTTTCTATAAGGTCCATCAACTCCAGGTTGTGTTGGCGTTCCTTTTTGAATTGCCATATCTTCAGAAGATTGACTGTCAACATAGGCTTTACCGTTTTTAATCATGGCAACCGCCCATTCATATAACTGCTGAAAATAATCAGAAGAGTATAATTCTTCGGTCCAATTAAAACCCAACCATTTCAAATCTTCTTTGATTGCATCTACATATTCCTGTTCTTCTTTGGCTGGATTGGTATCATCAAAACGCAAGTTAACTGGCGCATTGTACTTTAATCCTAAACCAAAATTTAAGCAAATGGATTTGGCGTGACCAATGTGTAAATACCCATTTGGTTCTGGCGGAAAACGAAAACGTAATTTATCTTGTGGAAAACCATTGGTTAAACTGTCTTCAATGATTTGTTCTATAAAATGGAGTGATTTTTCTTCGGTTGACATTTTTTTGTTTAATTTTAGCAAAGATAAATAAATGGTTTAAAGTTTACTGTTTAAAGTTAAAGAGATGGCTTTAAACCTAAAAAACTTTGAACAAAAAATTAAAAAATGGGATTTATAAAACTAAAAAATATCAGAACCTACTCCTACCACGGTTGTTTGATTGAAGAAGGAAAAATTGGTTCAGATTATTCAGTTGATTTAAAAGTAAAAACAGATTTGCGAAAATCATCTGTTACTGATAACCTGGTTGACACGGTTGATTATGTGTTGTTGAACCAAATTGTAGTAGAAGAAATGGCTATCAGAGCCAACTTATTAGAGCATGTTGCACAACGTATCATTACCAGAATTATGAAAGAAGTTCCAACCATTTCAAGAGTTATTTTGGGAGTTTCAAAATTAAATCCTCCTATTGGTGGTGACGTTGAAGCGGTTACAATAGAAATGGAAGAATATAGAAGTTAAATTAAAAATATTTCAAAGGGTTTAATAAATATTTTTTAAAATTTTTAAACTTTATACTTTTAAACATTAAACTTTTTAGTTACTTTTGCCATCCGTTCAACTACGGCGTCGTGGCCGAGCGGCTAGGCTGGGCTCTGCAAAAGCTCCTACTCCGGTTCGAATCCGGACGATGCCTCTAAAACCTTCAAGGAAACTTGGAGGTTTTTTTATGACTAATTTTTAAGAAAAATTAAATAAAGTTATGGTTCGAATCCGGACGGAAATCATATCCTTCAAAGCAATTTGGAGGTTTTTTTATGCCTAAATTTTTAGAAAAATTAATTAAAGTTACAGTTCGAATCCGGACGGAAATCATATCCTTCAAAGCAATTTGGAGGTTTTTTTATGTCTAATTTTTAAGAAAAATTAAATAAAGTTATGGTTCGAATCCAGACGGAAATCATATCCTTCAAAGCAATTTGGAGGTTTTTTTATGTCTAATTTTTAAGAAAAATTAAATAAAGTTATGGTTCGAATCCGGACGGAAATCATATCCTTCAAAGCAATTTGGAGGTTTTTTTATGTCTAATTTTTAAGAAAAATTAAATAAAATTATAGTTCGAATCCGGACGATGCGGCAGAAACCTTCAAAACAATTTGGAGGTTTTTTTATACCTAATTTTTAAGAAAAATTAATTAAAGTTACAGTTCGAATCCGGACGATTCGGCTGAAACCTTCAAAACAATTTAGAGGTTTTTTATGCCTAATTTTTAAGAAAAATTAATTAAAATTATAGTTCGAATCCGGATAATTCGGCTGAAACTTTCAAAGTAATTTAGAAGTTTTTATGGCTTAATTTAATGCTACATTAAGGCTAAAATAGCACACAGATAATACAGATTAAACGGATTGACACAGATTTTTTTTAATTAAACTTAATTCATTAAAACTTAAATGAACTTATAATCCTTAACTGGTTTATAATTTTCAAAATAGTAAGAAATACTCTAATTATTCCATTTTTTAGAATAAAAAAAAGTCTAAATCTGAATATTACTAACAGATTTAGACTTTTTTATTTCAAAAATAAAAAACGTATTTACTTATTTATCAATCTTTTCAAATGCTTTTTTAACCATTTCTTTTTCTTTTGGAAACCATCCTTGAGTGATTAAAACTATTCCGAAAATCATCAAAACAACACTAATTCCTTTTTTAATTTTAAGAATATTTGTTGGAGTCATTTTAGTTTTTAACTGTTTCGCTAATAGTATTTTAATACAATCAATGAATAAATACGAAAGAATTACAGTTGTAAAAAAAGTTAACATTCTGGATGTTTGCATTTCCAGTTTTGGTCCTATCGAAATAATAATAGCTAACCAAAATCCTAAAACTCCAATATTGATAATATTTAAGAAAAATCCTTTTATGAAAAGACTTAAATAATTCTTTTTTATAATCTCATTATCTATCACTTCAGTGTTAATTTTCTCTTCTTTTTTTAATCTGACAAAAGAAATTAGACCATAAACTAACATCAAAATTCCACCAAAAATAAAAAGAGCAGGTTTATCTTTTAAACTTTGAATTAATCTGTAACTGCCTAAATAAGCTATTCCTATGAATACAATATCACCTAAAACAACCCCTAAATCAAAAACTAAAGCAGCTCTAAATCCCTTTATAATACTCGTTTCAAGTAATATAAAAAACACAGGACCAACCATAAAACTCAAAAAAATTCCCCAAGGAATACCGGATAAAATATCGTTTATCATTAAAAATATAATTGTTTCTTTATTCCTTTTCTTTAATTGTTCCGCCTAAAACTGTCTTCTGATTAATTTGTTTTGGTTTCCCGTAAATGGTTATAGTTCCACCTGCTCTAGTTTTTGCATCTACTAAATCAGTTGCATAAACATCTGCAAATCCACCCGCATTTACCGATACTGCTACTTGTGAAGAGATACAATTTTTACCTTCAAATTTTCCTCCAGAATTAGTCACAACATCTAAATTTTGTGTTTTTCCAGACAAATTAATTACAGCTCCACTCGAACTAATAACTGTGATTTTTTTAGCATTAATTGTTGCTTCAATTTTAGATCCTTCTTTAGCAATAAGTTTAAAATCTAAGGCTTTTAAATCAGTATCACTTGAAATAAAAGAGCCTTCATTAGCTTCTATTGCATCTATTTTTTTAAAATAAACAGTTGCTAAAAGATCATCTCCATCCAAAAATTTACCTAAAGGAAGTCTTATTTTAAGCTCGCCATTATTATTAATAACCTCTGCTTCAGCTTCAAATTTACCTTTTAGTTCTACTTTATTTTCATTTGCTGCTACTAATTTAATCTCAATTTTGTCGAAACCAGTAACTTTATCAAAATCTCCCACATTTTTTGTGACTTGAGAAAAACCAACTTGTGCTAATAAAACTGCTGCAATAATAACTATTTTATTCATTTTTTTTATTTTATTGGTTCTTCAATTCTTCTTAAAAAATTAAAATCCAGTTGTTTTTTAACTAAATCGGCATTTTTTACTTTAACGTAAATTTCATCTCCTAATTGTAATAATTTACCTGAAGTTGCGCCGGTTAGTGCGTATTGTTTTTCATCAAAGGTGTAATAATCGTCTTTTATATCTCGAATTCTACACATTCCTTCACATTTATTCTCGATAATTTCTACATAAATTCCCCACTCTGTCACACCAGAAATTACTCCTAAAAATTCCTGATCCTGATGATCCTGCATATATTTTACCTGCATATATTTGATAGAATCTCGTTCCGCATTCGTTGCTAAACCTTCCATTGTTGACGAATGCAAACATTTTGTTTCATACGTTTCTTCATCTACTGATTTTCCTCCATCAAGGTAATGTTGCAACAATCGATGCACCATTACATCCGGATAACGACGAATTGGTGAGGTAAAATGCGAATAATAATCAAAAGCTAAACCGTAATGTCCTATGTTATCTGTAGAATATTTGGCTTTACTCATACTTCTAATCGCAAGAGTATCAATTAAGTTTTGTTCTTTTTTACCGTTTACTTCTTCCATTAAGGCATTCAATGATTTAGAAATATCACCTTTATTACGGAAATCAATTTTATAACCAAACTTGGCAATTACCGTTTGCATGGCAATTAATTTATCTTCATTTGGCTCATCATGAATCCTGTAAATGAAGGTTTTCTTTTGTTTTCCAATATATTCAGCAACTTTTCTATTGGCCAAAAGCATAAATTCTTCAATCAGATGATTGGCATCTTTAGAAACTTTAAAATAAACGCCTTGTGGTTCTCCGGCTTCATCTAAATTAAATTTCACTTCTACTTTATCAAAAGAAATTGCGCCTTCAGCCATTCTCTTTTTTCTAAAAATTTTAGCTAATTCATCCAGTTTAAGCGTCGCAGCGACAATTGCTGATGAAACTTGATACGAACTTCCAGTTATAGAAATTTCTTCCGGAATCACATCGTCTTTTGTTTCTATGATGTATTGCGCTTCCTCATAAGAAAACCTTTGATCAGAGAAAATTACAGTTCTACCAAACCATTGATTGACAACCTGTGATTTTTCAGTAATTTCGAATATTGCCGAAAATGTATATTTTTCTTCATTTGGTCGTAACGAACAAGCAAAATTTGATAATACTTCCGGTAGCATTGGCACTACTCTATCCACTAAATAAACGGATGTTGCTCTTTGATACGCTTCATCATCTAGAATTGTTCCTTCTTCAAGATAATACGAAACATCGGCAATATGAATACCAATTTCGTAATTGCCATTTTCTAATTTTTTGAATGAGAGGGCATCATCAAAATCTTTAGCATCTTTTGGATCAATTGTAAAAGTCAACGTATCCCGCATATCCCGACGCTTTGCAATTTCACTTGCTTCTATCGATGTATCAATTTTTTGTGCAAAGGTTTCTACTTCAATAGGAAACTCTGACGGTAAACCATATTCAGCAAGAATAGCGTGTATTTCAGTATCGTGTTCTCCAGGTTTCCCTAAAACTTTGATTACTTTTCCAAAAGGGCTATCAGCTCTGTCTGGCCAATCTTCAATATGAACTAAAACTACGTCACCTTGCTCCGCTTCTCCTATTTTGTCCTTTGGAATAAAAATATCGGTATACATTTTTGGATTGGCAGTAGAAACAAAAGAGAAATTTTTTTGGATATCAATAACACCCACAAAATCCGTTTTATTTCTTTCAATTACTTCAATTACTTCACCTTCAGGTCTTTTCCCTTTTCTTCGATTGTAAACATAGACTTTTACAATATCTTTATCTAGGGCATGATTTAAATTATTGGTGGGAATGAAGACATCTTCTTCTAATTCCTTACATACAAAATAAGCCGTTTTACGACCGGTCATATCAATCTTACCTTCGTAATAATCTTTGCTTATTGCTTTTATTAAATATTTTCCAGGTTCTGATTCTATAATTTTATTTTGGGAAGCCAGAATTTTCAAATCTTTTATAATTTGATTTCTGCTTTGGGTATCATCGAGTTCTAACTTAGCCCCTATTTGTTTATAGTTGAATGCTTTATTAGCACTTTGCGACAATATTTT contains:
- a CDS encoding DUF6327 family protein; this translates as METKKYSSYAQIERELEILKIEKEISYQKLVYGIKKTKESFTPQNIVSDLIGNYGSALPYGSIVSTAVPFLINKAIPFIKNWLSKRKRGN
- the folB gene encoding dihydroneopterin aldolase yields the protein MGFIKLKNIRTYSYHGCLIEEGKIGSDYSVDLKVKTDLRKSSVTDNLVDTVDYVLLNQIVVEEMAIRANLLEHVAQRIITRIMKEVPTISRVILGVSKLNPPIGGDVEAVTIEMEEYRS
- a CDS encoding glutamine--tRNA ligase/YqeY domain fusion protein, giving the protein MSTEEKSLHFIEQIIEDSLTNGFPQDKLRFRFPPEPNGYLHIGHAKSICLNFGLGLKYNAPVNLRFDDTNPAKEEQEYVDAIKEDLKWLGFNWTEELYSSDYFQQLYEWAVAMIKNGKAYVDSQSSEDMAIQKGTPTQPGVDGPYRNRSIEENLTLFEGMKNGDFPEGSHVLRAKIDMTSKNMLMRDPLMYRILLRHHHRTGNDWNIYPMYDYAHGESDYLEQISHSICTLEFVMHRELYDWFLDQIYDPNTVRPHQYEFARLNLNYTVMSKRKLLQLVQENIVNGWDDPRMPTISGLRRRGYTAASIRKFCDIIGVAKRENIIDFSLLEFCLREDLNKTAPRVMAVLDPIKLIITNYPEDKEEWLEAENNQEDESAGFRKVPFSKELYIEREDFLEEAPAKFFRLSLGREVRLKNAYIIKGESVVKDAAGTITEIHVTYDEDSRSGSGSEASQRKVAGTLHWVSIQHALEAEVRLYDRLFIDEAPDSHKEKNFLEFMNPNSLQIVKGFVEPSLATVKSDEKFQFQRLGYFNVDKDTTEDKIVFNKTVGLKDAWEEKGKKEENLLMNTQKEINKYVKEKDENNAVLILNNIVDNIKSIDNYSLIIQTIVKNIKNDNNSLLFSNLILHYSDKVQVKDIEEESLTKLYTMSLKSQMVAVRILAIQNLQNDLNNFSLFETQLSELIKNEKNEKVLELLKELKF
- the rnr gene encoding ribonuclease R, which produces MSKRLRKPIKKEKDFSDKIIKILSQSANKAFNYKQIGAKLELDDTQSRNQIIKDLKILASQNKIIESEPGKYLIKAISKDYYEGKIDMTGRKTAYFVCKELEEDVFIPTNNLNHALDKDIVKVYVYNRRKGKRPEGEVIEVIERNKTDFVGVIDIQKNFSFVSTANPKMYTDIFIPKDKIGEAEQGDVVLVHIEDWPDRADSPFGKVIKVLGKPGEHDTEIHAILAEYGLPSEFPIEVETFAQKIDTSIEASEIAKRRDMRDTLTFTIDPKDAKDFDDALSFKKLENGNYEIGIHIADVSYYLEEGTILDDEAYQRATSVYLVDRVVPMLPEVLSNFACSLRPNEEKYTFSAIFEITEKSQVVNQWFGRTVIFSDQRFSYEEAQYIIETKDDVIPEEISITGSSYQVSSAIVAATLKLDELAKIFRKKRMAEGAISFDKVEVKFNLDEAGEPQGVYFKVSKDANHLIEEFMLLANRKVAEYIGKQKKTFIYRIHDEPNEDKLIAMQTVIAKFGYKIDFRNKGDISKSLNALMEEVNGKKEQNLIDTLAIRSMSKAKYSTDNIGHYGLAFDYYSHFTSPIRRYPDVMVHRLLQHYLDGGKSVDEETYETKCLHSSTMEGLATNAERDSIKYMQVKYMQDHQDQEFLGVISGVTEWGIYVEIIENKCEGMCRIRDIKDDYYTFDEKQYALTGATSGKLLQLGDEIYVKVKNADLVKKQLDFNFLRRIEEPIK
- a CDS encoding LysE family translocator, whose amino-acid sequence is MINDILSGIPWGIFLSFMVGPVFFILLETSIIKGFRAALVFDLGVVLGDIVFIGIAYLGSYRLIQSLKDKPALFIFGGILMLVYGLISFVRLKKEEKINTEVIDNEIIKKNYLSLFIKGFFLNIINIGVLGFWLAIIISIGPKLEMQTSRMLTFFTTVILSYLFIDCIKILLAKQLKTKMTPTNILKIKKGISVVLMIFGIVLITQGWFPKEKEMVKKAFEKIDK
- a CDS encoding head GIN domain-containing protein, translating into MNKIVIIAAVLLAQVGFSQVTKNVGDFDKVTGFDKIEIKLVAANENKVELKGKFEAEAEVINNNGELKIRLPLGKFLDGDDLLATVYFKKIDAIEANEGSFISSDTDLKALDFKLIAKEGSKIEATINAKKITVISSSGAVINLSGKTQNLDVVTNSGGKFEGKNCISSQVAVSVNAGGFADVYATDLVDAKTRAGGTITIYGKPKQINQKTVLGGTIKEKE
- a CDS encoding YtxH domain-containing protein, which gives rise to MSNNSGNTILALLTGAAIGAGIGILFAPDKGTRTREKFKDGYDDAIKDLKHKFETASDELKSKFLDSKKQNLQETYEDLISNVSHKTEDVISFLESKLADLKEQNAKLQK
- a CDS encoding phage holin family protein → MAFEELKENTEDIQDQIQEYLKTNKAYYKLWGFKVAMKSTTMILKFSLIFLCFSMVLLFCSVAAAMAIGNSLNSYPLGFLIIGGIYLVATVLLFLIKDKIVEGPILEKFSEIFFND